One genomic segment of bacterium includes these proteins:
- the lysS gene encoding lysine--tRNA ligase — protein MSPPYRFETTATAGECHQRHGDIEAGTETGQTVSVAGRIMLRRVQGRLAFATLQDATGRIQLFAPAKVAPDYDEFCALSLGDWVGVSGEVMKTRTGELSVKVEQWELLAEARRSFPDKWHGLSDPDIRFRQRYVDLWVTEEARQTFLLRSEMMSFTRRWLEDRGFIEVETPVFHPVPGGALARPFSTHHNALDMDLFLRIAPELYLKRLVVGGLERVYEIARVFRNEGISTRHNPEFTMLELYWAYADYGDIMDLVEQLVAHLALKLKGATVISYGGKELDLTPPWPRARFTDLLSAHSSLDVDLDTPLEELRSHCADREIPVEDRWGPGKLLLELYEKTTEAELWGPVFVCDYPKEVSPLAREHRDHPGWVERFEAIVAGRELANAFSELTDPDEQRARFEGQAADREAGDAEAMAVDWDYLRALEFGLPPTGGLGVGMDRLAMLLADVPSIRDVILFPTLRPEPPERPAPPAS, from the coding sequence GTGAGTCCCCCCTATCGGTTCGAGACCACCGCCACCGCCGGGGAGTGCCACCAGCGCCATGGCGATATCGAGGCCGGTACCGAGACCGGGCAGACAGTATCGGTGGCGGGCCGGATCATGCTCCGGCGGGTGCAGGGGCGGCTGGCATTTGCCACTCTTCAAGACGCCACCGGGCGCATCCAGCTGTTCGCCCCCGCCAAAGTCGCCCCCGACTACGACGAATTCTGCGCTTTGTCGCTGGGCGACTGGGTGGGGGTCAGCGGCGAGGTGATGAAGACCCGCACCGGGGAGCTGTCGGTGAAGGTGGAGCAGTGGGAACTGCTGGCTGAAGCCCGGCGGAGCTTTCCCGACAAATGGCACGGGCTGTCAGACCCCGACATCCGGTTCCGTCAGCGCTATGTCGACCTGTGGGTAACCGAGGAGGCCCGACAGACCTTTCTGCTGCGTTCGGAGATGATGTCGTTCACCCGCCGCTGGCTGGAGGATCGGGGGTTCATTGAGGTGGAGACGCCGGTGTTCCACCCGGTGCCCGGCGGCGCGCTGGCCCGGCCGTTCAGCACCCATCACAACGCGCTCGATATGGACTTGTTCTTGAGGATCGCCCCCGAGCTGTATCTGAAGCGGCTGGTGGTGGGCGGTTTGGAGCGGGTGTATGAGATTGCCCGGGTTTTCCGCAACGAGGGCATCTCTACCCGCCACAATCCCGAATTCACCATGTTGGAGCTGTACTGGGCCTACGCCGACTACGGCGACATCATGGATCTGGTCGAACAGCTCGTGGCCCATCTGGCGCTGAAGCTCAAGGGCGCCACCGTCATCAGCTACGGCGGAAAGGAGCTGGACCTGACCCCGCCGTGGCCCCGCGCCCGGTTCACCGACCTGCTGTCTGCCCACAGCAGCCTGGACGTGGACCTCGACACCCCGTTGGAGGAGCTGCGGTCGCACTGCGCCGACCGGGAGATCCCGGTGGAAGACCGCTGGGGGCCGGGCAAGCTGTTGTTGGAGCTGTACGAGAAGACCACCGAGGCCGAGCTGTGGGGTCCGGTGTTCGTGTGCGACTACCCCAAGGAGGTATCGCCGCTAGCCCGGGAGCACCGCGACCACCCCGGCTGGGTGGAGCGGTTTGAGGCCATCGTGGCCGGCCGGGAGCTGGCCAACGCCTTTAGCGAGCTGACCGACCCCGACGAGCAGCGGGCCCGCTTCGAAGGCCAGGCCGCCGACCGGGAAGCGGGCGACGCCGAGGCCATGGCCGTGGACTGGGACTACCTGCGGGCCCTGGAGTTCGGCTTGCCTCCCACCGGTGGCCTGGGCGTGGGCATGGACCGCCTGGCCATGCTGTTGGCCGACGTGCCCAGCATCCGCGACGTGATCCTGTTCCCCACCCTGCGCCCCGAACCCCCGGAGCGCCCCGCGCCGCCAGCGAGCTAA
- a CDS encoding polyprenyl synthetase family protein, whose protein sequence is MARSPLDLIPTMARDLDRLELRLEDSVKTQDPFLTEVASHLIRAGGKRVRPGFVIASAAISQNQPVPAANDVLTGGVAVELVHLGSLYHDDVMDEAQVRRNVASVNAKWGNLRAILAGDFLLARASELAASLGTEVAGLLAATIGRLCEGQVRELQDTGNPDRTESSYTDSIDGKTASLLTTSCRIGALVAGLDRPTVDTLTEFGRYYGLAFQVVDDILDIVATDEHLGKPSGNDLHEGIYTLPVIRALHTDCGPQLLELLGGTVSDSTVRSALQLVRASGGVEEALDVARHYVKQASASLESLPPTTATAALQVATDHLINRARIPLGDG, encoded by the coding sequence GTGGCTCGCAGCCCCCTAGATTTGATTCCCACCATGGCGCGCGACCTCGACCGGCTGGAGTTGCGGCTGGAGGACTCGGTGAAAACCCAAGACCCGTTCCTCACCGAGGTGGCCAGCCACCTCATCCGGGCCGGGGGCAAGCGGGTGCGGCCGGGATTCGTGATCGCCTCGGCAGCCATCTCCCAGAATCAGCCGGTTCCGGCCGCAAACGACGTGCTCACCGGGGGTGTGGCGGTGGAACTGGTCCATCTGGGATCGCTGTACCACGACGACGTTATGGACGAGGCCCAGGTACGGCGCAACGTGGCCAGCGTGAACGCCAAGTGGGGCAACCTCCGGGCCATCCTGGCCGGCGACTTCTTGTTGGCCCGGGCATCGGAACTGGCCGCTTCCCTCGGAACTGAAGTGGCGGGACTGCTGGCCGCCACCATCGGACGGCTGTGCGAAGGCCAAGTGCGGGAGTTGCAGGACACTGGCAATCCCGACCGAACCGAGTCCTCCTACACCGATTCCATCGACGGCAAAACCGCTTCTCTGCTGACCACTTCCTGTCGTATCGGTGCCCTGGTGGCCGGGCTGGACCGTCCGACGGTTGACACCCTCACCGAGTTCGGGCGCTACTACGGGCTGGCCTTTCAGGTGGTGGACGACATCTTGGACATCGTGGCCACCGACGAGCATCTCGGGAAGCCGTCAGGCAACGACCTGCACGAGGGCATCTACACCCTGCCGGTAATCCGGGCTCTGCACACCGACTGCGGTCCCCAGTTGCTGGAACTTTTGGGTGGAACGGTCTCAGATTCCACCGTCCGATCGGCCCTGCAACTGGTTCGGGCCAGCGGTGGCGTGGAAGAAGCCCTAGACGTGGCCCGCCACTATGTGAAGCAAGCCTCAGCCAGCCTGGAGTCGCTGCCCCCCACCACAGCCACCGCCGCCCTCCAGGTGGCCACCGACCATCTGATCAACCGAGCCCGCATCCCCCTCGGCGACGGCTAG
- a CDS encoding ATP-dependent Clp protease ATP-binding subunit, translating to MFERFTDRARRVVVLAQEEARLLHHNYIGTEHILLGLIHEGEGVAAKSLESLGISLEAVRNQVEEIIGQGGSSPSGHIPFTPRAKKVLELSLREALQLGHNYIGTEHILLGLIREGEGVAAQVLVKLGADLSRVRQQVIQLLSGYGGPQGSGSPEKATTSPGGSGDSSTGSLVLDQFGRNLTKLARDSGLDPVIGRQRETERVMQVLSRRTKNNPVLVGEPGVGKTAIVEGLAQKIAADDVPETIRNKQLYTLDLGALVAGSRYRGDFEERLKKVLKEIKTRGDIILFIDELHTLVGAGAAEGAIDAASILKPMLARGELQTIGATTLDEYRKHLEKDSALERRFQPVKVDEPTIAHTIEILKGLRDRYEAHHRVTITDQALVASANLADRYISDRHLPDKAIDLIDEAGSRLRIKRMETPTDYKDFENELSLVVSQKKSAVEQQDFEEAGRLRDKEKELLAGKEQMEAEIKAKGVDLFDEVDEEAVAEVLSIWTGIPVYKLTEEETAKLLRMEDELHKRVVGQEDSIKAVSQAIRRTRAGLKDPKRPSGSFIFLGPSGVGKTELAKTLAEFLFGDEQALIALDMSEYMEKHTVSRLVGSPPGYVGYEEGGQLTEAVRRKPFSVVLFDEIEKAHPDVFNTLLQILEEGRLTDSQGRSVDFRNTVLIMTSNLGTQNLRKANLGFTKADEAITYERMKEKVTDALKDHFRPEFLNRIDEVIVFHELTREEVTRIVDLMIKRLQDQLEAQGIGLELTDSAKVLLALRGYDPTLGARPLRRAIQRLVEDPLSERLLWKEFRAGETILVDAEDDPDEAGAERISFRAVEGFEPPPVEELAGA from the coding sequence GTGTTCGAGAGATTCACAGATCGTGCTCGTCGTGTCGTTGTGCTGGCCCAGGAGGAGGCGCGCCTGCTCCACCACAACTACATCGGCACCGAGCACATCCTGTTGGGCCTGATCCACGAGGGTGAGGGCGTGGCCGCCAAATCGCTGGAGTCGCTGGGCATCTCCCTGGAGGCGGTGCGCAACCAGGTGGAGGAGATCATCGGCCAGGGCGGGTCGTCGCCGTCAGGCCACATCCCGTTCACCCCCCGGGCCAAGAAGGTGCTGGAGCTGTCGCTGCGGGAGGCGTTGCAGCTTGGCCACAACTACATCGGCACCGAGCACATCCTGTTGGGCCTTATCCGAGAGGGCGAGGGCGTTGCCGCCCAGGTGCTGGTGAAGCTCGGGGCCGATCTGTCCCGTGTGCGCCAGCAGGTGATCCAGCTGTTGTCGGGCTACGGCGGTCCCCAGGGCTCGGGGTCGCCGGAGAAGGCCACCACCTCTCCCGGAGGCAGCGGTGATAGCAGCACCGGGTCTCTGGTGCTCGACCAGTTTGGCCGCAACCTCACCAAGCTGGCCCGAGACAGCGGGCTCGATCCGGTGATCGGCCGCCAGCGGGAGACCGAGCGGGTCATGCAGGTGCTGTCGCGGCGCACCAAGAACAACCCGGTGCTGGTGGGCGAGCCCGGCGTGGGCAAGACCGCCATCGTGGAGGGCTTGGCCCAGAAGATCGCGGCCGACGACGTGCCCGAGACCATCCGAAACAAGCAGCTCTACACCCTCGATCTGGGCGCGCTGGTGGCCGGGTCCCGCTACCGGGGCGACTTCGAGGAGCGCCTCAAGAAGGTGCTCAAGGAGATCAAGACCCGGGGCGACATCATCTTGTTCATCGACGAGCTGCACACCCTGGTGGGCGCCGGTGCCGCCGAGGGGGCCATCGACGCCGCCTCCATCCTCAAGCCCATGCTGGCCCGGGGCGAGCTTCAGACCATCGGGGCCACCACCCTGGACGAATACCGCAAGCACCTGGAGAAAGACTCCGCGCTGGAGCGCCGGTTCCAGCCGGTGAAGGTGGACGAGCCCACCATCGCCCACACCATCGAGATTCTCAAGGGACTGCGAGACCGCTACGAGGCCCACCACCGGGTCACCATCACCGACCAGGCCCTGGTGGCATCGGCCAATCTGGCCGACCGCTACATATCCGACCGCCACCTGCCCGACAAGGCCATCGACCTTATCGACGAGGCCGGTTCCCGCCTGCGCATCAAGCGGATGGAGACCCCCACCGACTACAAGGACTTCGAGAACGAGCTCTCCCTGGTCGTGTCCCAGAAGAAGAGCGCGGTGGAGCAGCAGGACTTCGAGGAGGCCGGTCGGCTGCGCGACAAGGAGAAGGAGCTGCTGGCCGGCAAGGAGCAGATGGAGGCCGAGATCAAGGCCAAGGGCGTCGACCTGTTTGACGAGGTGGACGAGGAGGCGGTGGCCGAGGTGCTGTCCATCTGGACCGGCATCCCCGTCTACAAGCTCACCGAGGAGGAGACGGCCAAGCTTCTGCGCATGGAAGACGAGCTGCACAAGCGGGTGGTCGGCCAGGAGGACTCCATCAAAGCGGTGTCGCAGGCCATCCGCCGCACCCGGGCCGGGCTCAAAGACCCCAAGCGGCCCAGCGGGTCGTTCATCTTCTTGGGCCCGTCGGGTGTGGGCAAGACCGAGCTGGCCAAGACGCTGGCCGAGTTCCTGTTCGGCGACGAGCAGGCCCTCATCGCCCTCGACATGTCGGAGTACATGGAGAAGCACACCGTCAGCCGGCTGGTGGGCTCCCCGCCGGGCTACGTCGGCTATGAGGAGGGCGGCCAGCTCACCGAGGCCGTGCGCCGCAAGCCGTTCTCGGTGGTGCTGTTCGATGAGATCGAAAAGGCCCACCCCGATGTGTTCAACACCCTCCTGCAAATCTTGGAGGAGGGCCGCCTCACCGACAGCCAGGGCCGGTCGGTGGACTTCCGCAACACCGTGCTCATCATGACCTCCAACCTGGGCACCCAGAACCTGCGCAAGGCTAACCTGGGGTTCACCAAGGCCGACGAGGCCATCACCTATGAGCGCATGAAGGAGAAGGTCACCGATGCGCTCAAGGACCACTTCCGCCCCGAGTTCTTGAACCGCATCGATGAGGTCATCGTGTTCCACGAGCTGACCCGCGAAGAGGTCACCCGGATCGTCGACCTGATGATCAAGCGGCTGCAAGACCAGCTCGAGGCCCAGGGCATCGGGCTGGAGCTCACTGATTCAGCCAAGGTGCTGCTGGCCCTGCGGGGCTACGACCCCACGTTGGGGGCTCGACCTCTGCGCCGGGCTATCCAGCGGCTGGTGGAAGATCCGCTGTCGGAGCGGCTTCTGTGGAAGGAGTTCCGAGCCGGGGAGACGATTCTGGTGGACGCTGAAGACGACCCCGATGAAGCCGGCGCGGAGCGGATCAGCTTCCGGGCCGTCGAAGGCTTCGAACCGCCTCCGGTGGAAGAACTGGCCGGCGCCTAG
- the hemB gene encoding porphobilinogen synthase gives MAHPHLELTARPRRNRRTPAIRDMVRETELSPAHLALPLFVHRGSDEPIDSMPGVNRWSVDGLVGEVGRAADLGVRAVVLFEAAPDELKTPTGDEAWNPDGLIPQTIAAIKATHPDTVVMTDVALDPYNSDGHDGIVAPDGTIVNDETVDVLCRQALTHADAGADIVAPSDMMDGRVGAIRETLDHHGHTEVGICAYTAKYASAFFGPFRGALDSAPRSGDKKTYQMDPANSREALREMELDIAEGADMVMVKPAGPYLDVVRRFAETSVVPVAAYQVSGEYLMVKAAAASGWLDEQAIITETLTGIRRAGADVILTYFAVQAAQILS, from the coding sequence ATGGCTCATCCGCATTTGGAGCTAACCGCCCGGCCCCGGCGCAACCGGCGAACCCCGGCGATCCGGGACATGGTGCGCGAGACCGAGCTCAGCCCCGCTCATCTTGCGCTGCCCCTTTTCGTACACCGGGGTTCAGACGAACCCATCGACTCCATGCCCGGCGTGAACCGCTGGAGCGTGGACGGGCTGGTGGGCGAGGTGGGCCGGGCCGCCGATCTCGGCGTTCGGGCCGTGGTGCTGTTCGAGGCCGCTCCCGACGAACTGAAGACCCCGACTGGTGATGAGGCCTGGAACCCTGACGGTCTCATTCCCCAGACCATCGCGGCCATCAAGGCCACCCATCCCGACACAGTGGTGATGACCGACGTGGCCCTCGATCCTTACAACAGCGACGGCCACGACGGCATCGTGGCTCCCGACGGGACCATCGTGAACGACGAGACCGTGGACGTCCTGTGCCGCCAGGCCCTGACCCATGCCGATGCCGGGGCCGACATCGTGGCCCCCAGCGACATGATGGACGGCCGGGTGGGGGCCATCCGCGAGACACTCGACCACCACGGCCATACCGAGGTGGGAATCTGCGCCTACACGGCCAAGTACGCCTCGGCTTTCTTCGGGCCATTCCGGGGAGCGCTGGACTCGGCCCCCCGCTCCGGCGACAAGAAGACCTACCAGATGGACCCGGCCAACAGCCGCGAAGCCCTGCGGGAAATGGAGCTGGACATCGCCGAGGGCGCCGACATGGTGATGGTCAAGCCCGCCGGTCCTTACCTGGATGTGGTGCGGAGGTTTGCCGAGACCTCGGTGGTGCCAGTGGCGGCCTATCAGGTGAGCGGGGAGTACCTCATGGTGAAGGCGGCCGCGGCATCGGGGTGGTTGGACGAGCAGGCCATCATCACCGAGACCCTGACCGGCATCCGCCGAGCAGGGGCCGACGTCATCTTGACGTACTTCGCGGTACAGGCTGCCCAGATTCTCAGCTAG
- a CDS encoding dienelactone hydrolase family protein, whose product MRIELATGTSAELVRVEGASRGLVLIPDLMGLRPLFDDHVARIAADQGWTVCAPQVFPGREHLAADERMAAVCELVDEEVLADVMAAADATECETVVLTGFCMGGMYTIKAAAAGRFHRAAAFYGMIRLPEHWRGPGQGEPLELLAAGDPCPLLAIIGTEDPFTPPGDVVALEAAGAMTVVYEGADHGFVHDPVRPAHRPDDAVDAWARVIEFLSQ is encoded by the coding sequence ATGCGGATCGAGTTGGCGACGGGAACCTCGGCTGAGTTGGTTCGGGTGGAGGGCGCCAGCCGAGGTCTGGTGTTGATTCCCGATCTCATGGGTCTGCGGCCCCTGTTCGACGATCACGTGGCCCGGATTGCCGCCGATCAGGGATGGACGGTGTGCGCTCCCCAAGTATTCCCCGGTCGAGAGCACTTGGCGGCCGACGAGCGAATGGCCGCAGTATGCGAGCTTGTCGACGAAGAGGTGCTGGCCGACGTGATGGCGGCGGCCGACGCCACCGAGTGCGAGACGGTGGTGCTCACTGGTTTCTGCATGGGCGGCATGTACACCATCAAGGCCGCGGCCGCCGGGCGATTCCACCGGGCGGCCGCCTTCTACGGGATGATCCGTCTCCCCGAGCATTGGAGGGGTCCGGGCCAAGGCGAGCCGCTGGAGCTGTTGGCCGCCGGTGATCCCTGTCCGCTGCTGGCCATCATCGGCACTGAAGATCCATTCACTCCGCCTGGCGACGTGGTCGCCCTGGAGGCCGCTGGTGCGATGACCGTGGTCTATGAGGGCGCCGATCACGGATTCGTCCACGACCCCGTCCGTCCTGCCCACCGTCCCGACGATGCCGTCGACGCTTGGGCTCGAGTCATCGAGTTTCTGAGTCAATAG
- the ispD gene encoding 2-C-methyl-D-erythritol 4-phosphate cytidylyltransferase — protein sequence MATDPSVWTVVVAAGSGTRFGGAKQYLELAGSRIVDRSVAVAAQVSDGVVVVVPAGDVEAESARLAADMVVAGGSSRAASVRNGLAAVPHDATIICVHDAARPLASPGIYERVVQEVHSGAAGAVPVVPVTDTIRSVDGGVVDRSALQAVQTPQAFRAELLRMAHADAADATDDASLVEAAGYEVVAVDGHPRNIKITHPDDLAAAEVWLAT from the coding sequence ATGGCGACTGATCCCTCGGTTTGGACGGTGGTCGTGGCCGCTGGCTCGGGCACCCGTTTCGGCGGCGCCAAGCAGTACCTGGAACTGGCCGGCTCCCGGATTGTGGACCGCAGCGTGGCGGTAGCCGCCCAAGTAAGCGACGGGGTAGTGGTGGTGGTTCCTGCCGGGGATGTCGAAGCGGAATCGGCCCGGTTGGCAGCAGACATGGTGGTAGCTGGGGGATCGAGTCGGGCCGCTTCAGTGCGCAACGGTTTGGCCGCGGTGCCCCACGATGCCACCATCATCTGCGTCCACGACGCCGCTCGACCGCTGGCCAGTCCGGGCATCTACGAGAGGGTGGTCCAAGAAGTGCATTCGGGGGCGGCTGGTGCGGTGCCGGTGGTGCCGGTAACCGATACCATCCGCAGCGTGGACGGGGGAGTTGTGGATCGCAGTGCCCTGCAAGCGGTGCAAACCCCGCAGGCGTTTCGGGCCGAGCTGCTGAGGATGGCCCACGCTGACGCCGCCGACGCCACCGACGATGCCAGCCTGGTGGAGGCGGCTGGCTATGAGGTGGTCGCGGTGGACGGTCATCCCCGCAACATCAAGATCACCCACCCCGACGATCTGGCCGCTGCCGAGGTCTGGTTGGCGACATGA
- the ispF gene encoding 2-C-methyl-D-erythritol 2,4-cyclodiphosphate synthase: protein MTGAMRVGHGFDTHRFSDAADRPLILGGVRFEDAPGLVGHSDGDAVAHAVTDALLSAAGLGDIGVLFPDTDEAWAGADSIGLLADAVARLDDAGWGVVNADCTVVTEAPRIALRRAEMESRLSAAVGAPVSVKGKRAEALGALGRGEGLACWAVALIERR, encoded by the coding sequence ATGACCGGCGCCATGCGGGTGGGCCACGGATTCGACACCCACCGGTTCAGCGACGCCGCCGACCGGCCGCTGATCCTGGGCGGGGTCAGATTCGAGGACGCACCGGGTTTGGTGGGCCACAGCGACGGCGATGCCGTGGCCCACGCGGTGACCGACGCCTTGTTGAGCGCTGCCGGGTTAGGCGACATCGGAGTGCTGTTCCCCGACACTGATGAGGCTTGGGCCGGGGCCGACAGCATCGGGCTGCTGGCCGACGCCGTGGCCCGGCTGGACGACGCCGGCTGGGGGGTGGTGAACGCCGACTGCACGGTGGTTACCGAGGCCCCCCGCATCGCGCTCCGCCGCGCCGAGATGGAATCACGCCTTAGTGCGGCGGTTGGCGCCCCGGTGTCGGTCAAGGGCAAGCGGGCCGAGGCCCTGGGCGCGCTGGGCCGGGGCGAGGGCCTGGCCTGCTGGGCGGTGGCCCTCATCGAGCGCCGGTGA
- the rlmB gene encoding 23S rRNA (guanosine(2251)-2'-O)-methyltransferase RlmB: MSAQGPKGGNRRGRGGGNRGSNKGHSKGRPPGDQPRRRRQKAGLGGDRVEGRQAVRELLLAGTRPVREVVIATGQNQTGVLAQVVELAAELRVPVKEVARSKFESMAATEAPQGVIARAAPLAEHDLEDLVRLPDGRPPFLLVLDGVTDPGNVGAALRTAECAGVTGAVLGRHRSAHITPAAAKAAAGAIEHVPMAVVPGIPNALARLGELGVWTVGLDVAAPTSVYEISVASEAVVLVVGSEGRGLSRLARQRCDVVAAIPLSGHLSSLNAAAAVAIGCFEIARHRQGASS, from the coding sequence GTGAGCGCACAGGGTCCGAAGGGCGGCAACCGGCGGGGTCGGGGCGGCGGCAACAGGGGCTCCAACAAGGGTCACAGCAAGGGCCGACCGCCGGGCGACCAACCGCGCCGCCGCCGCCAAAAGGCCGGTTTGGGCGGCGATCGGGTGGAGGGCCGCCAAGCGGTGCGGGAGCTGCTGTTAGCCGGCACTCGCCCGGTCCGAGAGGTGGTTATCGCCACGGGGCAGAACCAAACCGGGGTGCTGGCCCAAGTGGTGGAGCTGGCCGCCGAACTGCGGGTGCCCGTCAAAGAGGTGGCCCGCTCAAAGTTCGAGTCCATGGCCGCCACCGAGGCCCCCCAAGGGGTGATCGCTCGGGCCGCACCCTTGGCCGAGCACGATCTGGAGGATCTAGTCCGTCTCCCCGATGGCCGCCCCCCGTTCTTGCTGGTGCTCGACGGGGTTACCGATCCCGGCAACGTGGGGGCCGCCCTGCGCACCGCCGAGTGCGCCGGGGTCACCGGCGCGGTGCTGGGACGGCACCGGTCGGCCCACATCACCCCCGCCGCGGCCAAAGCGGCGGCGGGGGCCATCGAACACGTGCCCATGGCGGTAGTGCCGGGCATCCCCAACGCGCTGGCCCGCCTCGGAGAGCTCGGGGTGTGGACGGTGGGCCTAGACGTGGCCGCGCCCACCTCGGTGTACGAGATAAGCGTGGCCTCCGAAGCCGTGGTCCTAGTGGTGGGCAGCGAGGGCCGGGGCCTGTCCCGCCTGGCCCGCCAGCGCTGCGACGTGGTAGCCGCCATCCCCCTGTCCGGCCACCTGAGCTCCCTCAACGCGGCCGCCGCCGTTGCCATCGGCTGCTTCGAAATCGCCCGCCACCGCCAGGGGGCCAGTTCCTAA
- a CDS encoding DNA methyltransferase yields MLENIMGGKGSVFYRAHSYHTKVPVEGLIQLIEHYTDPGDVVLDPFCGSGQTGIAALLTGRHAIISDVSPAAVHIARGYTGRVNPNHFGQVASELLAQLEPLEMVLYRAPEGLIEYTVWSDVYQCSTCEREILFWEAAVDHEAGAVNRTLSCPVGHGPFKKTELDWVRSEPVQRNIRVEGQRTRLVQPVDGAAKDDQGDRVHIPHWYPTAPWDRWREMWRAQHEVQGIATSADFFTACNLHALSALWDAIGQVDDESIRAGLRFVFTASVNRASRRYQWHPSRPTNVLSSTMYLASLNYEFNVFSLFRRKLATISEMYRRTWEAPGTCEVHLGTAEKLTWVADDSVDYVFTDPPFGSNIYYGDSSFLWEAWLGEQTDVAAETVVNRRLTPELGGTTLDDYEKEMSRAIGEISRVMRPGTWASLQFHNSDDAVWSSIQNAIDSAGLHVEAAVVMDKGQASFKGLRHADKGERVANFDLVMHLATGVRPSLNAKRREAGRAEIEIELKEYVARQPPSRCTTPWLHSQVMRHLLAEGASPTGWSFAAVEGLCSEILEKRGKSWRLPKSSK; encoded by the coding sequence ATGCTGGAGAACATCATGGGTGGTAAGGGCAGCGTCTTCTACCGGGCGCACTCGTACCACACGAAAGTGCCCGTCGAAGGCCTAATCCAGCTGATTGAGCATTACACCGATCCTGGAGACGTTGTGCTCGACCCGTTCTGTGGGTCCGGGCAGACCGGTATCGCTGCCTTGCTGACCGGGCGGCACGCCATCATTTCGGATGTCTCTCCGGCTGCAGTTCATATTGCGCGTGGGTATACCGGGCGGGTGAATCCCAACCACTTCGGACAGGTCGCATCCGAACTACTCGCGCAGCTTGAACCACTCGAGATGGTCCTTTACAGGGCACCCGAAGGGCTGATCGAGTACACGGTCTGGTCCGACGTGTATCAGTGTTCGACCTGCGAGCGCGAGATCCTGTTTTGGGAGGCAGCTGTCGATCACGAGGCAGGGGCTGTGAATAGGACACTGTCGTGCCCGGTCGGCCATGGACCGTTTAAGAAGACTGAACTCGACTGGGTGCGCTCTGAGCCGGTGCAAAGGAACATTCGCGTAGAAGGGCAACGCACACGACTCGTGCAGCCGGTCGATGGGGCGGCCAAGGACGACCAAGGAGACCGAGTCCATATCCCTCACTGGTACCCGACGGCCCCTTGGGATCGCTGGCGTGAGATGTGGCGGGCACAGCACGAGGTGCAAGGGATCGCGACCTCAGCTGATTTCTTTACTGCTTGCAACCTCCATGCATTATCGGCACTCTGGGATGCCATCGGGCAGGTGGATGACGAGTCGATTCGCGCTGGTCTACGGTTCGTCTTCACCGCGAGTGTTAATCGAGCCTCGCGTCGCTACCAATGGCATCCAAGTCGGCCGACCAATGTCTTATCGTCCACTATGTATCTGGCTTCGTTGAACTACGAGTTCAACGTGTTCAGCCTTTTTCGCCGCAAGCTCGCCACGATCTCTGAGATGTACCGGAGGACTTGGGAAGCACCAGGTACTTGTGAGGTGCATCTTGGCACCGCCGAAAAACTCACATGGGTAGCGGATGACAGTGTTGACTACGTGTTCACGGATCCACCATTCGGCTCGAACATCTACTACGGCGATTCGTCGTTCCTGTGGGAAGCGTGGCTTGGCGAACAGACCGATGTCGCTGCTGAGACCGTCGTCAACAGGCGGCTAACCCCCGAGCTGGGTGGGACGACTCTCGACGACTATGAGAAGGAGATGAGCCGCGCGATAGGGGAAATCAGTCGAGTTATGCGGCCGGGGACTTGGGCTTCTTTGCAGTTTCACAACTCGGATGATGCCGTATGGTCAAGCATCCAGAACGCTATCGATTCGGCTGGACTTCACGTGGAGGCCGCTGTTGTGATGGACAAAGGGCAGGCTTCGTTTAAGGGTCTCCGTCATGCGGACAAGGGTGAGAGGGTCGCGAATTTTGACCTTGTGATGCACCTTGCCACCGGGGTTCGGCCAAGTCTCAATGCCAAGCGCCGAGAGGCAGGTCGAGCCGAAATTGAGATAGAGCTAAAAGAGTATGTCGCGCGCCAACCTCCTTCGCGTTGCACCACCCCATGGCTGCATTCGCAGGTTATGCGTCATCTACTTGCTGAGGGTGCATCGCCGACGGGCTGGAGCTTCGCCGCAGTCGAAGGCCTTTGCTCCGAGATTCTTGAGAAGAGAGGCAAATCATGGCGTCTGCCCAAGTCGAGCAAGTAA